The proteins below come from a single Mangifera indica cultivar Alphonso unplaced genomic scaffold, CATAS_Mindica_2.1 Un_0092, whole genome shotgun sequence genomic window:
- the LOC123207671 gene encoding bidirectional sugar transporter SWEET2-like isoform X2, whose product MSPIPTFRRIIRNGSTEAFSGLPYIYALLNCLITLWYGTPLISHNNLMVLTVNAIGAAFQFIYLAIFIVYAEKEQKLRMFGFLVAVLGLFGIIVVGSLQIADTNTRWIFVGILSSAALISMFASPLFVVSLVIRTKSVEYMPFYLSLSTFLMSSSFLLYGILNLDAFVYVPNGIGTILGIVQLVLYNYYKGRSRDESQDPLIVTYTQVSAIEPRVEGS is encoded by the exons ATGTCACCCAT ACCCACATTTAGGAGAATTATCAGAAATGGTTCGACAGAAGCGTTCTCCGGGTTGCCATACATATATGCACTCTTAAATTGCTTGATTACACTGTGGTATGGCACACCCCTCATATCTCATAATAACCTCATGGTACTGACAGTCAATGCAATAGGTGCAGCATTTCAGTTCATCTATTTAGCAATCTTCATCGTATATGCTGAAAAAGAGCAAAAG TTGCGCATGTTTGGGTTCCTGGTAGCTGTTTTGGGCCTATTTGGAATCATTGTTGTTGGGAGCTTGCAAATAGCAGATACTAATACACGATGGATTTTTGTTGGCATATTGAGTAGTGCTGCTCTTATATCAATGTTTGCTTCACCGTTGTTTGTTGTG AGTTTGGTGATTCGAACAAAAAGCGTTGAATACATGCCAttttatctctcactttctACATTCTTGATGAGCTCGTCATTTTTGCTCTATGGAATCCTTAACTTGGATGCCTTTGTTTAT gTGCCAAATGGGATAGGAACGATTCTGGGCATTGTAcaattggttttgtataattACTACAAGGGGAGATCTAGAGATGAATCTCAAGATCCTCTGATAGTCACATATACACAAGTCAGTGCTATTGAGCCAAGAGTTGAAGGCTCATAA
- the LOC123207673 gene encoding aspartyl protease family protein At5g10770-like: MVRLSELLSSEVFAMGNFDDQSQTMSQVAIDQFNQFSTTNFGNQHEAMPLATVDQFDQFSIVNFGVQNETLPLVTEEQFDQFSTTYFSYQNEVIPLVAMDQFGELADVSRTGRGVKLPLKKQGDNYLVTVGFGTPKLDLTLMVDTGSATTWIKCKPCITCNPNETLFDPRQSSTFSNCSSANNCHQSQDYHDKSKVDGNSVQDTLTLTSQVFFPRFEFLCGHKPSGFDKVEGLLALGLADNSFIHQTSQAFSQKFGYCLPSSDSSTGFLAFGDEAAAACKPRFHGSLVLGPNGDNHNYYINLFAITIGQKTLQMPSNGSSSYSQKALLDTGTTVSRLPPSVYSKLNSSFWELMSEYPIAEPHGIMKTCFNLERHDLSTANIPNITLHFGDSLDLTLGSPSVVFSYPNSIVCLAFAEDEKTIIGSHHLENVNILYDIANKQVGLSLNPGCSSY, translated from the exons ATGGTGAGATTAAGTGAGTTGTTGTCTTCTGAGGTGTTTGCTATGGGAAATTTTGATGACCAGAGTCAGACCATGTCACAAGTAGCTATTGATCAGTTTAATCAGTTTTCTACTACAAATTTTGGTAACCAACATGAGGCTATGCCACTTGCAACGGTGGATCAGTTTGATCAATTTTCTATTGTAAATTTTGGTGTTCAGAATGAGACCTTGCCACTAGTTACTGAAGAGCAGTTTGATCAATTTTCTACTACATATTTTAGTTACCAGAACGAGGTCATACCACTTGTAGCTATGGATCAATTCGG AGAACTGGCTGATGTTTCCCGTACTGGACGAGGGGTTAAGCTTCCTCTGAAGAAGCAAGGTGACAATTACCTTGTCACAGTTGGGTTTGGCACACCTAAGCTTGATTTAACGTTAATGGTGGACACAGGAAGTGCCACTACGTGGATAAAATGTAAACCCTGCATTACCTGTAATCCAAATGAAACCCTTTTTGATCCTCGCCAATCTTCAACGTTTTCCAATTGTTCTTCTGCTAATAATTGCCACCAAAGCCAAGACTACCACGACAAGTCTAAAGTTGATGGAAATTCTGTACAAGATACCTTAACCCTAACTTCACAGGTGTTCTTTCCAAGGTTTGAGTTCCTTTGTGGCCACAAACCCAGTGGATTTGATAAAGTTGAGGGGTTATTAGCTCTGGGCTTGGCTGATAATTCCTTCATACATCAAACAAGCCAAGCATTTTCCCAGAAATTTGGCTACTGTCTTCCATCCTCAGATTCCTCCACTGGGTTCCTGGCTTTTGGAGATGAAGCAGCCGCAGCCTGCAAACCTCGGTTTCATGGTTCACTTGTTTTAGGTCCAAATGGGGACAATCACAATTACTATATCAACCTTTTTGCTATCacaataggccaaaagacacTGCAAATGCCTTCAAATGGTAGCTCATCATACTCACAAAAAGCCCTGTTAGACACTGGAACCACTGTGAGTCGCTTGCCTCCATCAGTTTACTCAAAGCTTAACTCTTCATTTTGGGAGTTGATGTCAGAATATCCCATAGCTGAACCACATGGGATAATGAAAACGTGCTTTAATCTCGAGCGGCACGATTTAAGCACTGCTAATATACCAAATATCACACTGCACTTTGGGGATTCTTTGGATTTAACTTTGGGCTCTCCATCTGTTGTTTTTAGTTATCCTAATTCCATAGTGTGCTTGGCTTTTGCTGAAGACGAAAAAACCATTATCGGCAGTCATCATCTGGAGAATGTGAATATACTCTACGATATAGCAAATAAGCAGGTGGGACTTTCTCTTAACCCTGGTTGCAGCAGCTATTGA
- the LOC123207671 gene encoding bidirectional sugar transporter SWEET2-like isoform X1 → MMVSSVVLKDAAGVAGNVFAFGLFMSPIPTFRRIIRNGSTEAFSGLPYIYALLNCLITLWYGTPLISHNNLMVLTVNAIGAAFQFIYLAIFIVYAEKEQKLRMFGFLVAVLGLFGIIVVGSLQIADTNTRWIFVGILSSAALISMFASPLFVVSLVIRTKSVEYMPFYLSLSTFLMSSSFLLYGILNLDAFVYVPNGIGTILGIVQLVLYNYYKGRSRDESQDPLIVTYTQVSAIEPRVEGS, encoded by the exons GGAACGTATTTGCTTTTGGGCTATTCATGTCACCCAT ACCCACATTTAGGAGAATTATCAGAAATGGTTCGACAGAAGCGTTCTCCGGGTTGCCATACATATATGCACTCTTAAATTGCTTGATTACACTGTGGTATGGCACACCCCTCATATCTCATAATAACCTCATGGTACTGACAGTCAATGCAATAGGTGCAGCATTTCAGTTCATCTATTTAGCAATCTTCATCGTATATGCTGAAAAAGAGCAAAAG TTGCGCATGTTTGGGTTCCTGGTAGCTGTTTTGGGCCTATTTGGAATCATTGTTGTTGGGAGCTTGCAAATAGCAGATACTAATACACGATGGATTTTTGTTGGCATATTGAGTAGTGCTGCTCTTATATCAATGTTTGCTTCACCGTTGTTTGTTGTG AGTTTGGTGATTCGAACAAAAAGCGTTGAATACATGCCAttttatctctcactttctACATTCTTGATGAGCTCGTCATTTTTGCTCTATGGAATCCTTAACTTGGATGCCTTTGTTTAT gTGCCAAATGGGATAGGAACGATTCTGGGCATTGTAcaattggttttgtataattACTACAAGGGGAGATCTAGAGATGAATCTCAAGATCCTCTGATAGTCACATATACACAAGTCAGTGCTATTGAGCCAAGAGTTGAAGGCTCATAA
- the LOC123207669 gene encoding protein FLX-like 1 isoform X1: MAGRNRGPPLPMKGAPHVGLPPTVHEAALGRGLGPMTPHPALLEEMRESQFGMGPRALPPHPVIIEERLAVQHQDIQSLLADNQRLAATHVALKQELEVAQHELQRMAHFAESLRADKDVQMREVYDKSVHLEVDLRAAEAMRGELHKVQADIKELTAVRQELTGQVQVMSQDLARVTADLQQVPALKAEIENMKQELQRARAAIEYEKKGYAENYEHGQVMEKKLISMARELEKLRAEIANTEKRARAAAAVGNSAGASYNASYGTPEAGYTVNPYPASYGMNPAGAETYPHYGPGPGPGPGSWGAYDLQRAQGHR, from the exons ATGGCCGGAAGAAATCGTGGGCCGCCTCTTCCGATGAAAGGTGCTCCTCATGTGGGGCTGCCACCTACAGTCCATGAAGCCGCATTAGGGAGGGGCCTGGGGCCAATGACGCCCCATCCGGCATTGCTGGAGGAAATGAGAGAATCCCAATTCGGCATGGGTCCTAGAGCTCTCCCACCCCATCCAGTGATCATTGAGGAGCGCCTTGCTGTTCAGCATCAAGATATTCAAAGTCTTTTAGCTGATAACCAGCGGTTAGCTGCTACTCATGTTGCACTAAAGCAGGAATTGGAAGTTGCACAGCATGAGTTGCAGCGGATGGCGCATTTTGCTGAATCTTTGCGGGCAGATAAAGATGTTCAAATGAGGGAAGTGTATGACAAGTCGGTTCACTTGGAGGTTGATCTTCGAGCAGCAGAGGCAATGCGGGGTGAGCTTCATAAGGTTCAGGCTGATATTAAGGAGCTTACTGCTGTGAGACAGGAACTGACAGGCCAAGTTCAAGTAATGAGTCAAGATTTGGCTAGGGTTACGGCAGATTTGCAACAGGTACCAGCTCTGAAGGCAGAAATTGAGAACATGAAACAGGAACTACAACGTGCAAG AGCTGCTATTGAGTATGAGAAGAAAGGATATGCAGAGAACTATGAACATGGCCAGGTGATGGAGAAGAAATTGATTTCAATGGCTCGGGAGTTGGAGAAGCTCCGAGCAGAGATTGCTAACACTGAGAAGAGAGCACGAGCAGCTGCTGCTGTTGGAAACTCTG CAGGTGCCAGTTATAATGCTAGTTATGGCACTCCTGAAGCTGGGTATACTGTAAATCCTTACCCTGCTAGCTATGGCATGAATCCA GCTGGTGCAGAAACTTATCCTCATTATGGACCTGGACCTGGACCTGGACCTGGATCTTGGGGTGCATATGATTTGCAGCGAGCCCAAGGACACAGATAG
- the LOC123207674 gene encoding aspartyl protease family protein At5g10770-like, with translation MAHLLRFSFCLLLFSFVYGARELADVSPTGQGVKLPLKKQGDNYLVTVGFGTPKLDLMLMVDTGSATTWIKCKPCNTCKPNETLFDPLQSSTFSNCSSANNCQSNQSLDYHDGSKVDGNSVQDTLTLTSQVFFPSFEFLCGHNPSGFDEVEGLLALGLTDNSFIDQTSQAFSQKFGYCLPSSDSSTGFLAFGDEAAAACKPLFHVSLVLGPKRDNQNYYINLFAITIGQKILPMPSSSQKALLDSGTRKTHLPPSVYSELRSSFLELMSEYPIVESGKMCFNLEGHDLSTAYIPTITLHFGDSLDLTLGSPSVVFSDGESNPNSKVCLAFAEDEETIIGSHQLENVNILYDIANSQVGLSLNPGCGSY, from the coding sequence ATGGCACATTTGCTTCGTTTCAGCTTTTgccttcttcttttctcttttgtttatgGAGCCAGAGAACTGGCTGATGTTTCTCCTACTGGACAAGGGGTTAAGCTTCCTCTGAAGAAGCAAGGTGACAATTACCTTGTCACAGTTGGGTTTGGCACACCTAAGCTTGATTTAATGTTAATGGTGGACACAGGAAGTGCCACTACGTGGATAAAATGTAAACCGTGCAATACCTGTAAACCAAATGAAACCCTTTTTGATCCTCTCCAATCTTCAACGTTTTCCAATTGTTCTTCTGCTAATAATTGCCAAAGCAACCAAAGCCTAGACTACCACGACGGGTCTAAAGTTGATGGAAATTCTGTACAAGATACCTTAACCTTAACTTCACAGGTGTTTTTTCCAAGCTTTGAGTTCCTTTGTGGCCACAATCCCAGTGGATTTGATGAAGTTGAGGGGTTATTAGCTCTGGGCTTGACTGATAATTCCTTCATAGATCAAACAAGCCAAGCATTTTCCCAGAAATTTGGCTACTGTCTTCCATCCTCAGATTCCTCCACTGGGTTCCTGGCTTTTGGAGATGAAGCAGCCGCAGCCTGCAAACCTCTGTTTCATGTTTCACTTGTTTTAGGTCCAAAAAGGGACAATCAAAATTACTATATCAACCTTTTTGCTATCACAATTGGCCAAAAGATACTGCCAATGCCTTCTTCCTCACAAAAAGCTCTGTTGGACTCTGGAACCCGCAAGACTCACTTGCCTCCATCAGTTTACTCAGAGCTTAGGTCTTCATTTCTGGAGTTGATGTCAGAATATCCCATAGTTGAATCTGGGAAGATGTGCTTTAATCTTGAGGGGCACGATTTAAGCACTGCTTATATACCAACTATCACACTGCACTTTGGGGATTCTTTGGATTTAACTTTGGGCTCTCCATCTGTTGTTTTTAGTGACGGTGAGAGTAATCCTAATTCCAAAGTGTGCTTGGCTTTTGCTGAAGACGAAGAAACCATTATCGGCAGTCATCAGCTGGAGAATGTGAATATACTCTACGATATAGCAAATAGTCAGGTGGGACTTTCTCTTAACCCTGGTTGCGGCAGCTATTGA
- the LOC123207669 gene encoding protein FLX-like 1 isoform X2: protein MAGRNRGPPLPMKGAPHVGLPPTVHEAALGRGLGPMTPHPALLEEMRESQFGMGPRALPPHPVIIEERLAVQHQDIQSLLADNQRLAATHVALKQELEVAQHELQRMAHFAESLRADKDVQMREVYDKSVHLEVDLRAAEAMRGELHKVQADIKELTAVRQELTGQVQVMSQDLARVTADLQQVPALKAEIENMKQELQRARAAIEYEKKGYAENYEHGQVMEKKLISMARELEKLRAEIANTEKRARAAAAVGNSGASYNASYGTPEAGYTVNPYPASYGMNPAGAETYPHYGPGPGPGPGSWGAYDLQRAQGHR, encoded by the exons ATGGCCGGAAGAAATCGTGGGCCGCCTCTTCCGATGAAAGGTGCTCCTCATGTGGGGCTGCCACCTACAGTCCATGAAGCCGCATTAGGGAGGGGCCTGGGGCCAATGACGCCCCATCCGGCATTGCTGGAGGAAATGAGAGAATCCCAATTCGGCATGGGTCCTAGAGCTCTCCCACCCCATCCAGTGATCATTGAGGAGCGCCTTGCTGTTCAGCATCAAGATATTCAAAGTCTTTTAGCTGATAACCAGCGGTTAGCTGCTACTCATGTTGCACTAAAGCAGGAATTGGAAGTTGCACAGCATGAGTTGCAGCGGATGGCGCATTTTGCTGAATCTTTGCGGGCAGATAAAGATGTTCAAATGAGGGAAGTGTATGACAAGTCGGTTCACTTGGAGGTTGATCTTCGAGCAGCAGAGGCAATGCGGGGTGAGCTTCATAAGGTTCAGGCTGATATTAAGGAGCTTACTGCTGTGAGACAGGAACTGACAGGCCAAGTTCAAGTAATGAGTCAAGATTTGGCTAGGGTTACGGCAGATTTGCAACAGGTACCAGCTCTGAAGGCAGAAATTGAGAACATGAAACAGGAACTACAACGTGCAAG AGCTGCTATTGAGTATGAGAAGAAAGGATATGCAGAGAACTATGAACATGGCCAGGTGATGGAGAAGAAATTGATTTCAATGGCTCGGGAGTTGGAGAAGCTCCGAGCAGAGATTGCTAACACTGAGAAGAGAGCACGAGCAGCTGCTGCTGTTGGAAACTCTG GTGCCAGTTATAATGCTAGTTATGGCACTCCTGAAGCTGGGTATACTGTAAATCCTTACCCTGCTAGCTATGGCATGAATCCA GCTGGTGCAGAAACTTATCCTCATTATGGACCTGGACCTGGACCTGGACCTGGATCTTGGGGTGCATATGATTTGCAGCGAGCCCAAGGACACAGATAG
- the LOC123207681 gene encoding uncharacterized protein LOC123207681: MDALWSLEDKWKLTTQQALILFVCTAVAVIGLCMATILKKMAQRKEAVDRDKDRGKWAEPSCDWVSIKRMLMGSVRWSGANKWEEKAEAPPLLGLKKGCEGVMGWQSHNSDSPVWQRPILMGEKCELPRFSGLILYDESGNPLDHSLCIKETSPKHDMIHQEKPVAVVRTTLKDLL; this comes from the exons ATGGATGCATTGTGGAGTTTAGAAGACAAATGGAAGCTCACAACTCAACAAGCACTTATATTGTTCGTATGCACAGCCGTCGCGGTTATCGGCCTTTGCATGGCCACAATCCTAAAGAAGATGGCCCAGAGAAAGGAAGCGGTGGATCGAGACAAAGATCGAGGGAAATGGGCTGAGCCGAGTTGTGATTGGGTGTCGATTAAGAGGATGTTGATGGGGTCAGTGAGGTGGAGTGGTGCAAACAAGTGGGAGGAGAAGGCGGAGGCGCCACCGTTGTTGGGACTGAAGAAAGGCTGTGAGGGGGTGATGGGGTGGCAAAGCCACAACTCGGATTCGCCGGTGTGGCAACGGCCGATACTTATGGGGGAGAAATGTGAGCTTCCAAGGTTCAGTGGGCTTATTTTGTATGATGAAAGTGGTAACCCACTTGATCACTCTCTCTGTATCAAGGAAACATCTCCCAAACATGACATGATTCACCAG GAAAAGCCAGTTGCTGTTGTGAGAACTACTTTGAAGGACTTGCTCTaa